The following are encoded together in the Mugil cephalus isolate CIBA_MC_2020 chromosome 18, CIBA_Mcephalus_1.1, whole genome shotgun sequence genome:
- the cbln2b gene encoding cerebellin-2b: MVPARCPGPCATLALALLLGCGVVLCLGQNDTEPIVLEGKCLVVCDSNPSSDGAVTSSLGISVRSAGAKVAFSAVRGTNHEPSEMSNTSMTIYFDQVLVNIGNHFDLKASVFQAPRRGIYSFSFHVVKVYNRQTIQVNLMQNDYPVISAFAGDQDVTREAASNGVLLMVEREDRVYLKLERGTLMGGWKYSTFSGFLVFPL, translated from the exons ATGGTGCCAGCGCGCTGCCCGGGACCCTGTGCCACCCTGGCACTGGCTCTCCTCTTGGGATGCGGCGTGGTTCTCTGCCTCGGCCAGAACGACACGGAGCCCATCGTGCTCGAAGGGAAGTGTCTCGTGGTGTGCGACTCGAACCCTTCTTCGGACGGAGCGGTGACCTCCTCACTTGGCATTTCAGTCCGCTCCGCTGGGGCAAAGGTGGCTTTTTCCGCCGTACGTGGAACCAACCACGAGCCGTCAGAGATGAGCAACACGTCTATGACCATCTATTTTGACCAG GTTTTAGTGAACATCGGCAACCATTTCGATCTCAAAGCAAGTGTTTTCCAAGCTCCAAGACGGGGGATATATAGTTTCAGCTTTCACGTGGTGAAGGTCTACAACAGACAAACCATACAG GTCAACCTGATGCAGAATGATTATCCGGTTATATCAGCGTTCGCCGGTGACCAGGATGTTACGAGAGAGGCGGCCAGCAACGGAGTACTGCTGATGGTTGAACGGGAGGACCGGGTCTATTTGAAGCTGGAACGGGGCACTCTCATGGGCGGATGGAAATACTCCACCTTCTCAGGCTTTCTAGTCTTTCCTCTATAA